DNA sequence from the Kiloniellales bacterium genome:
CGTCGCGCCTTTCGTGGCTCAGGCTTCGAGGGCGATGGCGGAGAGCTCGCGGCCGTAGTCCGGCTCGCCGCGCAGGCAGGCGCGGCGATAGCTGAAGAAGCGCTCCTCCTCGACCAGGGTGTCGCAGGGCAGGGCCTGGACGCTCTTCAGGCCCAGGCGCCCGAGGCGGCGGGTTGCATAGCCCTTGAGGTCGAAGAGGAAATGCCCCTCCCGCGGGGCCGGTAGGAAGAAGTCCATGTTGGAGGGGTCCTGGTCCAGGAAAGGCTCGGGGAACTCGGCTCCGACCTCGTAGGAGGCCTTGCCGATACAGGGGCCGATCCCGGCGTGGATCGCCTCGCGCCTTGCGCCCAGGCGTTCCATGGCCGCGACGACGGCCTCGAGCACGCCGCCCAGCGCGCCGCGCCAGCCGGCATGGGCGGCGCCGACGACCCGGGCCCCGTCATCGGCGAGCAGCACCGGCGCGCAGTCGGCAGTGATCACGCCCAGGGCCAGGCCGGGCTTCGCGGTCACCAGGGCATCGGCCCGGGGCCGGGCGTCGTCGGCCCAAGGCGTCTCGACCTCGACCACCTCGGGGGAATGGATCTGGTAGAGCGTGACCAGGCGCTCAGCGGGCAGGTCGAGCATTTCCATCGCCCGGGCCCGGTTGCGGTCGATCTTGGTCTTGTCGTCCTGGGAGCCCTGGCCGCAGTTAAGCGAAGCGTAGAGGCCGGTGCTGACCCCGCCTTCGCGGCCGAAGAAGGCGTGGCGCACGCCCTGGAGGTCGTTGAGTGGTCCGAGCGTCAGCATGGTCCGTCTCTTCGGCTGAGCGCCGCTTGGCGCGGCGGCTCCGGTGGAGACTGGATAGACCTAAGCTGCGCAGCCGGCAAGGGGGCCGAGGCCGGGTGCGCTCAGGACGAGGACCTTGAAGAGCGTGCCCATCTCCTCCGGCGCGGTCAGGCGATGCAGCGCCGTTCGGATCTCGGCCGCCTGCTCGGGGCTGGCGCCGGCGGCCAGGCGCTCGGCACGGGTCGCGATGCCAAGGGCCTCGAGGAAGGCGCCCTGCGGGGTCGGTCCCCAGGCTTCCGCGCCGGCCGCGCGGGCGGCACGAGCCAGGGCGCCGAAGTCGACGTGGGCGGTCAGGTCGGCCTGGCCCGGCGAAGCCAGGACGTCCTCGCGCGCATGCCGGCGCAGCGCCTGGAGGGTCGGGCGGCCGTCGGGCGCCGCATGGCCGTAGTCGACGATCAAGGCGGCGCCGCCGTCTTCGGCGAGGCGCCGGCCGATCTCGGCGGTCAGGGAGAGGGCCGCGGGCGAAACCTCGGCCACGGCGCCGGGCGTGGCATCGCGCAGCGCGTCGGGCAGCAGGGCCTCGGCGTAGGGTGCTGGCGGCGAGAGGCCGAAGGCCAGGGCATCGCCCTCGGGTGCCAGGCCGACCAGGCGCTCGCGCCAGCCCTCCGGCGTGCGCTCGAACTGGCGGATCGGCAGGGCGTCGAAGAACTCGTTGGCGATGACCAGCAGGGGCCGGCCCTGCGGCACTTCGGCGAGCGACTCGTGCCAGGCAGTCGCGACGCCCGCAAGGCTGCGTGCCTGAAGTTCGCGCAGGGTCGGGCTGACCTCGACGATGTGCAGATCCAGGGCCTCGCGGAAGCCCGGCACCACCTTGGCGGCCCGGAGCAGGTCGGCCAGCAAGGTACCGCGGCCGGGGCCGAGCTCGACCAGGGTCAGCGCCTCCGGTGCGCCGAGGCGCTGCCAGGTCTCGGCGCACCACAGGCCGATCAGCTCGCCGAACATCTGGCTGATCTCCGGCGCGGTGACGAAGTCGCCGCGCGCGCCGAAGGGGTCGCCGGTCATGTAGTAGCCCTGACGCGGGTGGGTCAGGGCCTCGGCCAGGTACTCGGCGAGGGTGATCGGCCCCTGGCGCGCGATCCGCTTAAGAAGACGGGCTGCCAGCTCGCTCATGCTGGGCGCTGGCGGCGGAGTCGCTGCGGCCGGCGCGCAGCGACCAGAAGATCACGAAGCCCCCCAGCAGGATCATTGGCAGCGAAAGGATCTGGCCCATGGTGACGAACTGGAACAGCACGCCGAGATGGGCGTCCGGCTCGCGGACGAACTCGACCAGGAAGCGCGACAGCCCATAGCCGCTCAGGAAGATGCCGATCATCATGCCCCTGTGGCGCAGGCCGCCCAGGCGAACCAGAACGTAGAGCACGACGAAAAGGACCAGGCCCTCGAGGACGGCCTCGTAGAGCTGGCTCGGATGGCGCGGCTCGGGCCCTCCCTGCGGGAAGACCATGCCCCAGGGTGCGTCCGTGACCCGGCCGAAGAGCTCGCCGTTGATGAAGTTCGCCAGGCGCCCGAAGAACAGGCCGATGGGGGTGGCTGCGGCGACCACGTCTCCGACCGCGATCATGTCGACCTGGCGACGGCGGGCGAAGAGCACGATCGCCAAGGTCACGCCGAGCAGGCCGCCGTGGAAGCTCATGCCGCCTTCCCAGACCTTCACGATCTGGATCGGATCGGTCAGGAAGTACATCGGCTTGTAGAACAGCACGTAGCCGATTCGGCCGCCCAGCACCACGCCGAGGGTGGCCCAGAGCAGCAGGTCGTCGAAGAAGTCCGGGCCGAGCTTGGCCGGCGAATAGCGCGTGCCCAGTCGCAGGCAGTAGCGCCAGCCGAGGAACAAGCCGGCGATATAGGCCAGCGCGTACCAGCGGATCGCGATCGGCCCGATCTGAATCAGGACCGGATCGATCTCCGGGAAGCTCAGGGCGAGCAGGGGGAGGGATGCGGTCATCGCCGGCTGCGCGCCTGTCGATGTCGAGCTGTCATGGCCTTGGCTTGCCTTTCTGGGGCTTGTTGTAGAGCCCGCGCTGGCGGGGGGCAAGGGCGGCCGCCGCCGGGCCGCCTGCACGAGCCTGTGATATCTCGGCGCCCGCGGTGCGGCGTCGGCCTGGCCGTTCTGTCGGGCGGTGCTTGCCGGCGCCGCCGCTTTGGCGTTTGATGTCGCTGCCGTGGGGCGATCGGGCGCAGCGACAAGGGAGTGGACCCGTGCAGTCACAGAACAGGCTTCTCGACGATCTGGCCAAGGTGGCGACCAGCGCGATGGGCACCCTCTCGGGCGTGCGCGAGGAGGTCGAGGCGCAGGTCCGCCAGCGCCTGGAGCGGGTCCTCGGCCAGATGGATCTGGTGACCCGCGAGGAGTTCGACGCGGTCAAGGCCATGGCCGCCAAGGCGCGCGCCGAGCAGGAGGCGCTGGAGGCGCGCCTCGTGGCCCTGGAGGGTCAACTCGCCGGCAAGGCCGAGGCAGCGAAGGGCAAAGCGGCCAAGCCGAAGGCGCCCAAGTCCGCCGACTAGAGCAGCCCGCGTTCATTCGAACGCAGATAAGCTGCTCTATCTATATGGAATAGACCAAATTATCTGCGCTCAATTGATTCCAATTGAGCGCAGTTTGATCTGGTTGCCCGCGGCCGACCGAGCGCCCCTGGTTCCGAGAATGTAGACGCGCGGCCCTCGACACATAGCCACAGCTTTCTGGCGCCGGGCCCTGTGCGGGGCCAGATCCGCTCTTGCCAGGCTCCCGGCCTTTTGGCACCCTAGATTTCGTGGTTCGGGGGTTTCGGTCCGCCACATTTAGTGGGGCCTCGCGACTCGGCGAGGGGTCCTGCGCGGGAGCAAGGACAGGCTGCCAATGACCATCAAGACCCTGGTGCGGGAGCGCCGGCTGCCCGGCAACCCGATCGATATCCTGGAAGAGCTAGTCCTCTCCAATGACTGGCCCTTCACCCGGAGCAACGACATCGAGCTGGCGGTCGAGGTCAGCGGGCGCTGGTGCAGCTACCAGCTCTGCTTCCTCTGGGACGAGGCCTCGCAGTCGGTGCATTTCTCCTCCTTCCTCGATACCCGCGTGCCGCCGTTGCACCGGGCCCGGGTCCACGAGCTGATGGGCGCGGTCAACGAGCGGCTCTGGATCGGACACTTCGAGCTGGGCGCCGAGGAAGGGGCGCCGCTCTTCCGCCACACCCTGCCGCTGCGCGGCACCTTCGGGGCCAGCGCCGAGCAGCTGGAAGACCTGATGGACACGGCGGCCATGGAGTGCGAGCGTTTTTATCCGGCCCTGCAGCTGGTCGTCTGGGGTGGACGCAGCGTCGCCGACGCCATCGCGACGGCGATCATGGATACCCACGGCGAGGCCTGACATGGAACTCGACGGCCGGCTTCTGCTCGTCGGCTGCGGCAAGATGGGTGGCGCCCTGCTGTGCGGCTGGGTCGAGCGCGGGCTCGATCCGTCTGTGGTTACCGTGGTCGAGCCCGGCGCCGAGGCGCGCAACGACGTGGCCGCGCTGGGGGTCGAGGCCGTGGCCGGTCTGGACCAGGTCGAGGCCGCGTTGCAGCCGGCCTTCGTGGTGCTGGCGGTCAAACCGCAGATGATGGACGCGATCCTGCCGGACTGCCGGCGCTTCGCGGCGCCGGGGACGGCCGTCCTGTCAATCGCGGCCGGGACCACCCTCGGGGCCTTCGAGGCCGCGCTCGGGGACGAAGCCGCGGTGATCCGGGTCATGCCCAACACGCCGGCGGCGGTCGGCCGGGGCATGTCGGTGCTCTGCGCCAACGCCCGGGTCGACGATGCCCAGAAAGTCGTCGCCGGCGCGCTGATGGCCGCGGTCGGCGAGGTCGCCTGGATCGAGGACGAGGCCCTGATGGACGCGGTCACCGGCGTCTCCGGCAGCGGCCCGGCCTACGTCTTCCTGATGATCGAATCCCTCGCCGAGGCCGGCGTCGAAGCCGGCTTGCCGCGCGAGCTCGCGACCCAGCTGGCGCAGGCCACGGTCGCCGGCGCGGGCGAGCTGGCCCGGCAGTCCGAGGAGACGGCCGCGCAGCTGCGCCGCAACGTCACCAGCCCGGGCGGCACCACGGCGGCGGCGCTCGAGGTCCTGATGGCCGAGGGCGGCCTGCCGGAACTGATGAAGCGGGCGGTCGCCGCGGCGGCGCGGCGCGGCCGCGAGCTGGGCGCCTGACCATGCCCGAGACGCCTCCGCCCAAGGGCTCGCTGCGCCGGGTCCAGGAGGCCCTGGCGGCCAAGGGCCTCGAGACCGCGGTGACGACCTTCCCCGAGAGCACGCGGACCTCGGCCGAGGCCGCGGCGGCGATCGGCTGCAGCGTCGGGCAGATCGCCAAATCGCTGGTCTTCCGGGGCCGCGAGAGCGACCGGCCGGTCCTGGTGATCGCCAGCGGCGACAACCGGGTCGACACCGGCAAGGTCGCCGCGGTCCTGGGCGAGAAGATCGCCCGCGCCGACGCCGACTTCGTCCGGGCGCGTACCGGCTTCGCCATCGGCGGTGTCGCGCCGGTGGCCCACAAGGAGCCGCCCCTGGTCGTGATCGACCGCGATCTCCTGGCCCACGACCGGATCTGGGCGGCCGCCGGCGCGCCCAACGCGGTCTTCGAGCTCGCGCCGCGGGACCTGGAAGCCCTGACCGGCGGGCCGGTCGCCGAGATCCGCCAAGACTGAGCGCGCGTAAGTATCGGCGAGCGGGCATTGACGGGGAGGCCCGGGCTCTGGTTCCTTCTGGGCCTTGGAATAGGCACAGTCCCGCGCGATAAGGATCGCCGCCATGGCCGAGACCCCGAAGAACTCCAAGCCCAAGGCCGCCAGGTCCAAGTCGGCGGCCGCCAAGGCCGCGCCCAAAGGCCCGTCCAAAGGCGGGGCCAAGGCCAACGGCGCCGCCAAGGCCGAGCCGGCGCCGCAGGATCGCATGGTCGACGCCGCCCTGGCGCTTGCGGCCGAACGGCCCTGGCACGAGATCTCGTTGCGAGAGATCGCAGAGGCTTCAGGGCTGCCCCTGGCCGAGGCCTACCGCTGCGCCGCCTCGAAGCAGGCGATCCTCGAAGCCTTCCTGCGCCGGACCGATGCCCTTGTCCTGTCGGAGGGGGCGGTGGAGGAAGAAGAGGGCAGCGCCCGCGATCGGGTCTTCGACATACTGATGCGCCGATTCGATGCCCTGCAGCCCCATCGCAAGGCGCTGGCCTCGATCCTGCTGGCCCAGACCCGGGACCCGGCCGGGGCCCTGGCCGGCCTGGCGGCGCTGCAGCGCTCCATGACCTGGATGCTGGAGGCGGCGGGCCTGGAAGCCGACGGGCTCAGGGGCCTGGCCCGGACCAAAGGACTGACCCTGCTCTATCTCGCGACGCTACGCACCTGGCTGCGCGACGACTCCCTCGATCTCGCCAGGACTATGGCCGCCCTGGACGGCTACCTCAGGCGCCTGGAAGGCCTGCTGCGGCGGCTGCCGCGCCGCAACATCGGCGATCCAAAAACCGCAGAATAGCTGTGCTTCAGCTTTTTTGTGCGCTGCACAAAAAAAGTTCTTGACCCGAGCGGCGGCTCGCACATATATCTTGTCCAGGTTCATTTTTGTGCGCTGCAGCATTGCAGGCCTTGTAGGGGACAACCCATGGCTCAGAACACCTTCAATCTTTTCGACACCGACTTCACCAAGTACGCCGACATGTCCAAGTTCATGGATGCCGGCAAGATGGCTGACATGTTCAAGCTTCCCGGCTTCGACGCCAAGGCGATGGCCGACAGCCAGCGCAAGACCGTCGAAGCGGTGACCGCCTTCAACCGGGTCGCCTACGAGGGCGGCCAGGCCATTGCCCAGCGCCAGACCGAGATCGTCCGCGAGGCGGTCGACGAGACTCTCAAGGCGATCAAGGAGCTGGCCGAGGCCGCGCCGGAGCAGCGCATGGCCAAGCAGGCCGAGCTCGCCAAGGAAGGCTACGAGCACCTGCTCGCCAACGTCCGCGAGCTCAGCGAGATCGCGACCAAGGCGAACCAGGAGGCCCTGGATCTGGTCAACAGCCGGATCACCGCCGCCCTGGACGAGTACAAGGCCGCGATGAACGGCGCGACCGCGAAGAAGAAGTAACGCTTCGAACGCAAACGCGTTTCTCGGGATCGGGCCGCCTCCTCGGAGGCGGCCTTTTCCGTTTGCGGCGTGGTGCCTTGCCCCGACTTCAGGCGCGGTGCTAGCGTCCCCCCGCCTGTGAGGGGAGGGCGGGATGGACGACAGGGACGACGACCGGATCGGCTTCGAGGACTTCGCACGGGTCGACATCCGGGTCGGCACGATCGTTCGGGCCGAGCCCTTTCCCGAGGCACGGCGTCCGGCGATCAAGCTCTGGGTCGACTTCGGCCCCGAGCTCGGCACCAAGAAGACCTCGGCCCAGATCACCGATCACTACCGGATCGAAGAGCTGCCGGGACGGCAGGTGGCCGCCGTCGTCAACTTCCCACCCAAGCAGATCGGCAAGTTCATGTCCGAGATCCTGGTCCTGGGCTTTCCCGACGCCCAGGGCGCCGTGGTCATGATCGCGCCCGACCTGAAGGTCCCCGACGGCGGCAAGCTGTTCTGACCGGGCTCCGACCGGTCAGGGCGACTCCGCCTCGCCGGCCAGGCGGCGCTCCAGGAAGACGAAGGCCTCGGTGTGGTCCGCGGACTCGCCCAGGGCCGCGGCGGCCTCGTCCAGCAAGCCTTGGCAGGCTTGCAGCCAGGGCGCGTCCAGCTCCAACCCGGCGGCGAGATCCTGCGCCATGCCGACATCCTTGCGCAGCAGGGCGAGGGAGAAGCCGGAGTCGAAGGACCGGCTCAGCATGAAGGGCTCGACCTTGCGGTCGGTCGTGTTGTTCCGCCCGGTCGAGGAGTTCAGCACGTCGTTGGCGACCTTTGGATCCAGGCCGAAGCGCCGGGCGACGATCAGCGCCTCGCAGACGGCGAGCAGGCCGGCCGCGGAGACGTAGTTGTTGAGCGCCTTCATGGCATGGCCCGAGCCCAAGGCCCCGGTCCGCTGCACCCGGCCCAGGCAGGCGAAGACAGGTGCGAGCTTGTCGATGTGCTCGGCCGTGCCGCCGGCCATGATCGTCAAGCTGCCGTCCGTGGCGCGGGGCACGCCGCCGGAGACGGGGGCGTCGACCAGGTAGAGTCCCAGGGCCTGTAGGGCTTCGCCCAGCGCGACGGTGGCGGCGGGCGCGGAAGAGCTCATGTCGACGACGACGCTGCCGCGGGCCAGGTACCGGGCCAGCCCGGCACGATCGGACCCGCCGAGCACGGCCTGGCGCACCGCCGAGGCGTCGGGGAGCATGGTGATCACGGTCTCGCAGAGCTCGCCGAGCGCGCCCGGGGCGATGGCCGCCTCGATCCCGGGTTCCGCCTGGCAGAGCGACTCCGCGATCCCGTCGCGGATATCGTAGGCCAGGACGCTGAAGCCGCCCTGTGCGAGGCGCCGCGCCATGGGCGCGCCCATGTTGCCGAGGCCGACGAAGCCGATGCGCCGGGCCGCGGTCATCGCGCGGCCGGCGCGACGTCGAGCCGGTGGATCCGGCCGTCGAAGCGGTCGTCCAGGGCCGGATAGCGCTGCGCGACCAGGGGATCGTGGCCGGGGACGACGTGATCACGGCTCTCGGCCAGCTCTTCCAGGCGCTCGAAGCCGCGGATCATGGCCTCGGCGTCGAGCACGATCGGGAAGAGCTTGCGCCGCTCGAAGTTCTCGTAGAAGTGCGAGGCGTCGGAGGCCAGCACCACCCAGCCCCGGCGGGTCAGGACCCGCACGCATTGCAGGCCG
Encoded proteins:
- the pgeF gene encoding peptidoglycan editing factor PgeF, giving the protein MLTLGPLNDLQGVRHAFFGREGGVSTGLYASLNCGQGSQDDKTKIDRNRARAMEMLDLPAERLVTLYQIHSPEVVEVETPWADDARPRADALVTAKPGLALGVITADCAPVLLADDGARVVGAAHAGWRGALGGVLEAVVAAMERLGARREAIHAGIGPCIGKASYEVGAEFPEPFLDQDPSNMDFFLPAPREGHFLFDLKGYATRRLGRLGLKSVQALPCDTLVEEERFFSYRRACLRGEPDYGRELSAIALEA
- a CDS encoding SAM-dependent methyltransferase, which produces MSELAARLLKRIARQGPITLAEYLAEALTHPRQGYYMTGDPFGARGDFVTAPEISQMFGELIGLWCAETWQRLGAPEALTLVELGPGRGTLLADLLRAAKVVPGFREALDLHIVEVSPTLRELQARSLAGVATAWHESLAEVPQGRPLLVIANEFFDALPIRQFERTPEGWRERLVGLAPEGDALAFGLSPPAPYAEALLPDALRDATPGAVAEVSPAALSLTAEIGRRLAEDGGAALIVDYGHAAPDGRPTLQALRRHAREDVLASPGQADLTAHVDFGALARAARAAGAEAWGPTPQGAFLEALGIATRAERLAAGASPEQAAEIRTALHRLTAPEEMGTLFKVLVLSAPGLGPLAGCAA
- the lgt gene encoding prolipoprotein diacylglyceryl transferase, with product MTASLPLLALSFPEIDPVLIQIGPIAIRWYALAYIAGLFLGWRYCLRLGTRYSPAKLGPDFFDDLLLWATLGVVLGGRIGYVLFYKPMYFLTDPIQIVKVWEGGMSFHGGLLGVTLAIVLFARRRQVDMIAVGDVVAAATPIGLFFGRLANFINGELFGRVTDAPWGMVFPQGGPEPRHPSQLYEAVLEGLVLFVVLYVLVRLGGLRHRGMMIGIFLSGYGLSRFLVEFVREPDAHLGVLFQFVTMGQILSLPMILLGGFVIFWSLRAGRSDSAASAQHERAGSPSS
- a CDS encoding accessory factor UbiK family protein, with the translated sequence MQSQNRLLDDLAKVATSAMGTLSGVREEVEAQVRQRLERVLGQMDLVTREEFDAVKAMAAKARAEQEALEARLVALEGQLAGKAEAAKGKAAKPKAPKSAD
- a CDS encoding YbjN domain-containing protein, giving the protein MTIKTLVRERRLPGNPIDILEELVLSNDWPFTRSNDIELAVEVSGRWCSYQLCFLWDEASQSVHFSSFLDTRVPPLHRARVHELMGAVNERLWIGHFELGAEEGAPLFRHTLPLRGTFGASAEQLEDLMDTAAMECERFYPALQLVVWGGRSVADAIATAIMDTHGEA
- the proC gene encoding pyrroline-5-carboxylate reductase, coding for MELDGRLLLVGCGKMGGALLCGWVERGLDPSVVTVVEPGAEARNDVAALGVEAVAGLDQVEAALQPAFVVLAVKPQMMDAILPDCRRFAAPGTAVLSIAAGTTLGAFEAALGDEAAVIRVMPNTPAAVGRGMSVLCANARVDDAQKVVAGALMAAVGEVAWIEDEALMDAVTGVSGSGPAYVFLMIESLAEAGVEAGLPRELATQLAQATVAGAGELARQSEETAAQLRRNVTSPGGTTAAALEVLMAEGGLPELMKRAVAAAARRGRELGA
- a CDS encoding YbaK/EbsC family protein, which translates into the protein MPETPPPKGSLRRVQEALAAKGLETAVTTFPESTRTSAEAAAAIGCSVGQIAKSLVFRGRESDRPVLVIASGDNRVDTGKVAAVLGEKIARADADFVRARTGFAIGGVAPVAHKEPPLVVIDRDLLAHDRIWAAAGAPNAVFELAPRDLEALTGGPVAEIRQD
- a CDS encoding helix-turn-helix domain-containing protein; its protein translation is MAETPKNSKPKAARSKSAAAKAAPKGPSKGGAKANGAAKAEPAPQDRMVDAALALAAERPWHEISLREIAEASGLPLAEAYRCAASKQAILEAFLRRTDALVLSEGAVEEEEGSARDRVFDILMRRFDALQPHRKALASILLAQTRDPAGALAGLAALQRSMTWMLEAAGLEADGLRGLARTKGLTLLYLATLRTWLRDDSLDLARTMAALDGYLRRLEGLLRRLPRRNIGDPKTAE
- the phaP gene encoding TIGR01841 family phasin (Members of this family are phasins (small proteins associated with inclusions such as PHA granules). Note that several different families of phasins have been named PhaP despite very little sequence similarity to each other.) → MAQNTFNLFDTDFTKYADMSKFMDAGKMADMFKLPGFDAKAMADSQRKTVEAVTAFNRVAYEGGQAIAQRQTEIVREAVDETLKAIKELAEAAPEQRMAKQAELAKEGYEHLLANVRELSEIATKANQEALDLVNSRITAALDEYKAAMNGATAKKK
- a CDS encoding tRNA-binding protein, with product MDDRDDDRIGFEDFARVDIRVGTIVRAEPFPEARRPAIKLWVDFGPELGTKKTSAQITDHYRIEELPGRQVAAVVNFPPKQIGKFMSEILVLGFPDAQGAVVMIAPDLKVPDGGKLF
- a CDS encoding NAD(P)-dependent oxidoreductase produces the protein MTAARRIGFVGLGNMGAPMARRLAQGGFSVLAYDIRDGIAESLCQAEPGIEAAIAPGALGELCETVITMLPDASAVRQAVLGGSDRAGLARYLARGSVVVDMSSSAPAATVALGEALQALGLYLVDAPVSGGVPRATDGSLTIMAGGTAEHIDKLAPVFACLGRVQRTGALGSGHAMKALNNYVSAAGLLAVCEALIVARRFGLDPKVANDVLNSSTGRNNTTDRKVEPFMLSRSFDSGFSLALLRKDVGMAQDLAAGLELDAPWLQACQGLLDEAAAALGESADHTEAFVFLERRLAGEAESP